The DNA sequence GCACCGTGTGCACCAGGTCCGTGTGCTGCTCGGCGTCGTAGTCCAGCAGCGGCCCGAGGACCCGCCGCCGCAGCGCGGCCCGCAGCCCGTCGGGTGTTCCGGCGAGCAGCAGCTGGTGGACGCCGATTTCCGCACCCGGCACCACGACGACTCGCCCCGGGCGGCGAGAAGCCGCGGCCAGTGCGTAGGCCGCGACCTCGCGCGCTTCGCCCAGCGGCCCGGCGTCGCTCACCCCGCAGACGATCCGGTGCGCCGCCAGCAACGGTTCCACTGTGGACAGAGCCGTGGCGGCGTCGGCCGGCCACTGCGTGGTCACGGCGTACGTCGTCTCATCGCCGGGCTCGATGAGCGTCGCGGCCGGCAGCAGTTCCCGCAGGACGTCCTGACTCTCGTCGCTGCCTTCGGTCCGAAGCGCGACGACGCGCACGTCGCCGGTCAACTCGGCTTCAGGCGGCTTCGCCCGCGCCCGGGTGACGCCGACGAGCCCCGCCAGCTCCTCGGTCAGCTCGGTCTGCGCGGTGCTCAGCGGCCCGCCGACGGCGATCAGCCACGGCACGGCGTTCCGGCCCTCCACCGGCGTCAGCGTCAGCGGCCCCGCCGTGTCCTGTTTCGCCGCGAACCGCTGGACGACGTCTTCGACCGGCATCGGCAGCGGCGCCGTCCCGGCGATCACCCGGCCCAGCGTCGAGAGCACCCAGCAGGGCAGCCCGAGCTCGGCCGACGCGCGGTCCAGCAGGGTCTCGACCGGCGCGTCCGCGGCGGCCAGCAAACGTTTGCGGGAGCTGTCGGACGCGGCGGCCAGGGCCAGCACCACCTGCTCGGTGACCACCGAGAACGACAGGTCGACCGGGACTTCGAGGAGCGGGATCCGGTGCCGTTCGCAGGCGTCGACGACGTCGTCCGGGATGCCGTCGGAGTCGGCGCCGGACGCGGCCAGCGCCGCCGCGCCGGAGCGGGCCAGCGCGGCCACGAACGGCTCGGCGTCACCCGGTTCACGCCACCAGAGCAAGCCCGAAAGCACCAGCTCGCCCGCCGACAAGTACCGTCCGGGGTCGGGCAGCTCCGTGACGTAGATGCGCGTCACCGGCCGGTCGAGCAGGTCGGCGGCGGCCCGCGGGCGCAGGCGCAACCCCGGCAGGTCCAGCAGAGTCTTCACGGTCGTCATCAGGCTTGTAGGAAAGCACAAACGCGCGGGGTTCCGCTCGTGTGCGTTTCATGGTCCGTGCCGTTGCCGCCCCCGCCCGGTTGGGCGTCTACTGGTCTACCGCCCTCACCGACGAAGGAGCAAGTGTGGAGTTCCTGCGTCCCGCGACGCTGGCCGAGGCCCTGGCGTTCAAGGCCGAGCGTCCCGACGCCGTGCCGATCGCCGGGGGCACGGACGTCATGGTCGAGCTGAACTTCGACCACCGGCGCCCGGACGCCCTGCTCGACCTGACCCGGATCGGCGAGCTGACGACGTGGTCCACATCGGACGGCACGGTCCGGCTCGGCGCCGGTGTCCCGTACTCCCGCGTCATCGCTGAAGTGGGTGAACTCGTCCCCGCGCTGGCCATGGCGTCGCGCACGGTCGGCTCGCCGCAGATCCGCAACCGCGGCACGGTCGGCGGCAACCTCGGCGCGGCCTCACCAGCCGGCGACACCCACCCGGTCCTGCTGGCCCTGGACGCGCGGGTCGAGGTCGCCTCGGTGCGGGGCACCCGGGTTCTCCCGGCGGAAGAGTTCTACGTCGGCGTGAAGCGCCACAGCCTGGAGCCGGACGAGCTGATCACGGCCGTCCACCTGCCCGCGCACGCCGGGCCGCAGCAGTTCGCCAAGGTCGGCACACGCAACGCCATGGTCATCGCGGTCTGCTCCTTCGCGCTCGTCTTGCGAAACGGCGAGGTCGGCGAGGTCGGCGCGGTCGGCGCGGCCCTCGGGTCCGCCGCGCCCACGCCACGCCGCGCGAAAACCGCCGAGGAGTTCCTGGCCGCCGAGCTTCCGTGGGGCTCGTCGGACGCGTTGCCGGACTCCTTGAAGCGCCGTTTCGGCGAGCTGGTGGCCGAGGCGACGTCGCCGATCGACGACGTCCGCGGGAGCGCCGCATACCGCAAGCACGCGCTGTCGGTGCTCGCGCGGCGTACGTTGACGTGGGCTTGGGACGACTATCGGACGGGGGAGCGGGTTTGCGCCTGAATGTCACGATCAACGGCGAGAAACGGCAGGCCGACGACGTCTGGGAGGGCGAAAGCCTGCTCTACGTGCTGCGGGAGCGGCTCGGCCTGCCGGGCTCGAAGAACGCCTGTGAGCAGGGCGAATGCGGGTCCTGCACGGTCTACCTCGACAGCGTCCCGGTGTGCGCCTGCCTGGTCGCGGCCGGGCAGGCCGAGGGCCGCGTGGTGCGCACGGTCGAGGGCCTGGCCGAGGGCGACGTCCTCGACCCGATCCAGCAGTCCTTTGTGGACCAGGGTGCGGTCCAGTGCGGCTTCTGCACGCCCGGCCTGGTCGTCGCCGCACACGACCTGCTGAACCGCGTCCCGGATCCGAGCGACGAGGAGATCCGCGAAGCGCTGGCCGGCAACCTCTGCCGCTGCACCGGCTACGAAAAGATCCTCGACGCCGTGCGCGCCGTGGCGAAGGGTGGCGTCGCGTGAGGACCCTCATCACCGGCGGGGCGGTCGCCACGGTCAGCGGCGAGGAGTACGCGAACGGGTACGTCGTCGTCGACAACGACCGGATCGCCGACGTCGGTGAAGGCGTCTATACGGGCGAGTTCGACGAGCGCGTCGACGCGTCGGGCTGCCTGGTCACGCCCGGCCTGATCAACACCCACCACCACCTCTACCAGTGGGCGACCCGCGGGATGGCCGCCGACCACACGCTCTTCCAGTGGCTGGTCGCGCTCTACCCGGTCTGGGGCCGGCTCGACGCGGAGATCACGCACGCCGCCGCGACGGCGGGGCTGGCGCGGCTGGCGCTGACCGGCTGCACGACCGTCGCCGACCACCACTACGTCTTCCCGCGCGACGGCGGCGACCAGGTGGCGGCGCTGGCGTCGGCCCGGCAGCGGATCGGCGTCCGGCTGCACGTGGTGCGCGGCTCGATGGACCGCGGCGAGTCCGACGGCGGGCTCCCGCCGGACAACCTGGTCGAGACGACCGAGGACGCCCTGAGCGGCACCGAAGCGGCGATCGGCCGCTTCCACGACGACTCGGCGGAGGCGCACCTGCAGATCGCCGTCGGGCCGTGCTCGCCGTTCTCGGTCACCGAACGGCTGATGTCCGGCGCGGCCGAACTGGCTCGCGGCAAGGGCGTCCGGCTGCACACCCACCTCGCGGAGACCCTCGACGAGGAGCAGCAGTGCCTCGCCGAGGTCGGCTGCACACCCGCGGAGTACGCCGACAAGCTCGGCTGGCTCGCCGAGGACGTCTGGCTCGCGCACACCGTCCACCTCGCGCCCGACGCGATCCGGCGGTTCGGCGCGACCGGCACCGGTTCGGCGCACTGCGCGACGTCCAACGGCCGGCTCGGCACCGGCATCGCCCCGGTCCGCGACCTGCTCGACGCGGGCGTGGCGGTCGGCCTCGGCGTCGACGGGGCCGCGTCCAGCGAGTCCGGCGGGCTCGGCGAAGAGCTGCACCAGGCGTTGCTGCAGGCGCGGCAGCGCGGCGGCCCGCGCGGGCTGACCACGCGGGAAGCGTTGTGGATGGGCACGATGGGCGGCGCCCGCTGCCTCGGCCGGGCGGACGACCTCGGCTCGATCGAGCCCGGCAAGCTCGCCGATCTGGCCGTCTGGGACCTGACCGGTCTCAACTACGCGGGCATCACCGACCCGGTCGCGGCGCTGGTCCTGGGCACGACACCGCCGGTGCGGCGGCTGTTCGTCGGCGGCAAGGCCGTCGTCGAGGACGCTGCGCTGCGCGAGGCGGACGAGTCCGAGATCGCGTCGGAGCTGACCGCCGCGAGCGCCAGGCTGCGGGAGGACCGATGACTGTTTCCGTCACCACGCAGACGGTCAACGGCGTCGGGACCTCACCGCGGCGCCCCGACGGCACGGTGAAGGTGCGCGGTGAGTTCGCGTACTCGTCCGACCTGTGGCACGAGGACATGGTGTGGGGCGTGACCCTGCGCAGCCCGCACCCGTACGCGCGGATCACCGGGATCGACATCACCGACGCCCTGAAGGTGCCCGGGGTCTACGCGGTGCTGACCCACGAGGACGTCCCCGGCGTCAACCGCTACGGACTGGAGCACAGCGACCAGCCGGTGCTCGCGGTCGACGTCGTGCGGTACCAGGGGGAGCCGGTCGCGCTCGTCGCCGCCGACCACCCGGAGACCGCGCGTCGCGCGATGAAGCGGATCGTCGTTTCCTACGAAGAGCTTTCTCCGGTGACGGACTCCGAAGCCGCCGTCGCGGGCGAAGGCGCTTCGCTGCACGAGGGCGGCAACGTCGTGCGGCACGTCAGGATCCGGCGCGGGCCGCAGGACGTGGCCGCGGACGTCGTCGTGTCCGGCGTCTACGAGGTCGGCATGCAGGACCAGGCGTTCCTCGGCCCGGAGTCCGGGCTGGCCGTGCCGGACACCGAAGGTGGCGTCGACCTGTACGTCGCGACGCAGTGGCTGCACGTCGACCAGCAGCAGATCGTCGCCGCCCTGGGCCTGCCGGTCGAGAAGGTGCGGCTGACCCTCGGCGGCGTCGGGGGAGCGTTCGGCGGGCGTGAGGACCTGTCGATCCAGGTCCACGCGTGCCTCCTCGCGCTGCACACCGGCAAGCCGGTGAAGATGGTCTACAACCGCGAAGAGTCCTTCTACGGTCACGTCCACCGCCACCCGGCGAAGATGTACTACGAGCACGGCGCCACCCACGACGGACGTCTCGTGTACGTCCGGACGCGGTTGTTCCTGGACGGCGGCGCCTACGCGTCCTCGACCGGAGCGGTGGTCGCGAACGCCGCCACGCTCGGCGTCGGACCGTACACAGTGGACAGTGTGACGATCGACTGCTGGGGCACCTACACGAACAACCCGCCGTGCGGCGCGATGCGCGGTTTCGGCGCGGTGCAGGCGGCGTTCGGTTACGAGTCGCAGATGGACAAGCTCGCTGACGCCTGCGGCCTGGACCCGGTGGAGATCCGCGTCCGCAACGCGATGAGCGAAGGCGCGCTGATGCCGACCGGTCAGGCCGTCGACTCGGCCGCGCCGGTCGCCGAGCTCCTCGATCTGGTGCGCGCCAAGCCGATGCCTCCCGAAAGGCCGTTCGACCTGCGGCACATGCCGGGCGGCGTCTCCAACACGACCCACGGCGAAGGTGTCGTCCGCGGCGTCGGGTACGCGGTCGGCATCAAGAACGTCTGCTTCTCCGAAGGCTTCGACGACTACTCGACGGCCCGCGTGCGGCTGCAGCTCGTCGGCGGCGAGCCCGCGGCGACCGTGCACACCGCGGCCTGCGAGGTCGGCCAGGGCCTGGTGACGATCATGCAGCAGATCGTCCGGACCGAGCTGGGCGTCGAGCAGGTGACGGTGCTGCCGATGGACACCTCGATCGGCAACGGCGGCTCGACGTCGGCGTCCCGCCAGACGTACGTGACCGGCGGCGCGGTGCAGGCCGCGTGCGTGGCGGTCCAGTCGCGGCTGCTTGCCCGCTTCGGCCGGAAGGCTCGCGTCGTCGGCGGCAAACTCGTCGCGGCGGACGGCCAGGTGCTCGCCGACCTGGTGGACGTCCTCGGCGACGACGTCTACGACGAGACGGTGGAGTGGCGGCACCGGCCGACCACCGCGCTGGATCCGGAAACCGGGCAGGGCACCGCCCACGTGCAGTACGCGTTCGCTGCGCACCGGGCCGTCGTCGACGTCGACGTCGAGCTGGGCCTGGTCAAGGTGGTCGCGCTGGACTGCGCCCAGGACGTCGGCAAGGCGCTCAACCCGCAGGCCGTCCTCGGCCAGATCCAGGGCGGTTCGGCGCAGGGACTCGGGCTCGCGGTGATGGAGGAGATCCAGACCTCCGGCGGGAAGATCCGGAACCCCTCCTTCACCGACTACCTGATCCCGACGGTCCTGGACATGCCGCCGATGAGCATCGACGTCCTGGAACGCCCGGACCCGCACGCGCCGTACGGCCTGCGCGGCGTGGGCGAGCCGCCGACGATCTCGTCGACCCCGGCGATCGTGGCGGCGATCCGGGCCGCGACCGGGCTCGCGCTCACGCGCGTCCCGGTGCGGCCCGAACACCTCACGGGGACCTGAGTTACTTGAGGGCCCAGTTCTGGTTGGCGTCGTCGTTGCAGCCCCACAGTTCGAGCTGAGAGCCGTTGACGTTGCCGGCGGGCTTGTCGCCGCCGGTGACGTCGACGCACAGGCCGGACTGCGTGCCGGTGACCGAGCCGTCGGCGTTGAGCTTGAACTGCTGGTTCGCGCCGCCGTGGCAGGTCCAGACGATCAGCTTCGTCCCGGCCGCGGTCGCGCCGTCGCTGGCGTCGAGGCAGAGGCCGTTGGCCTTGAGCTCGCCGGCGCTGGTGAACGTCCAGGACTGGTTGGACCCGCCGTCGCAGTCCCAGATGTCGACCTTGGTGCCGGGCGTCGTGAGGTTGCCGTTGATGTCGGCGCACCGCGACGACGACGCGCCCTGCAGCGCCTTGGCCGTGCCGACGCTGGAGCCGCTCGCGTTGGCCTTCACACGGTAGATCACGGTGCTGTGCGACGGGACGGCGGCGCTGATCGTGCCGGTGCTGGTGGTCAGCTCCTTCGACCACAGGTTGGTCAGCCGGTAGTTCGACGCGGCGGGCAGCCCGGCCGCGGCGGCCGTCGTCGAGACGGTTTTGGTCGTGGTGTTCTCGTTGAACAGCACGACGGCCACGTCCCCGTCCTGGAGGGGTTTCCTCAGGACGTCCAGCCCGCCGCTGGACGAGATCCGCGTGGCCTGCTTGCCGAGCGCGTCCTGGTCGACGGCGATGACGTCCGAGTTGAGGTAGGTCGAGAAGGTGGCGACGCTGGCGCTGCGCAGGTCGGCGCCGGCGATCAGCGGCGCGGCCATCGCGGCCCAGAGCGTGAAGTGCGCACGGTCCTCCTGGAAGTCCATGCCGTCGCCGACCTCGAGCATGTCGGGGTCGTTCCAGGCGCCGGGCTTCGCGGCTGACGCGAGGCCGACGTTCTGGCGGTAGAGCGAGTCGATGCTGCCCCAGTTGTTGGTGATGTCGCCGGTGGTGCGCCACAGGTTGCCGACGTCCGGCGCCCAGGTGGACGGGCTGAAGTTGCCCCACTCGCAGATGCTGTAGGCGATCGGGCGGCCGGTGGCCTTGAGCGCGTCGCGCATCGCGGAGTAGCGGCGGATGTAGTCCTGCTGGGTCTCGCCGCCGGGGCTGCCGCAGTTGTCGTACTTGAGGTAGTCGACGCCCCAGCTCGCGTAGCTGTTGGCGTCGGTCTGCTCGTGGCCGAGACTGCCGGGGTAGTGC is a window from the Amycolatopsis sp. NBC_00355 genome containing:
- a CDS encoding PucR family transcriptional regulator, with the protein product MTTVKTLLDLPGLRLRPRAAADLLDRPVTRIYVTELPDPGRYLSAGELVLSGLLWWREPGDAEPFVAALARSGAAALAASGADSDGIPDDVVDACERHRIPLLEVPVDLSFSVVTEQVVLALAAASDSSRKRLLAAADAPVETLLDRASAELGLPCWVLSTLGRVIAGTAPLPMPVEDVVQRFAAKQDTAGPLTLTPVEGRNAVPWLIAVGGPLSTAQTELTEELAGLVGVTRARAKPPEAELTGDVRVVALRTEGSDESQDVLRELLPAATLIEPGDETTYAVTTQWPADAATALSTVEPLLAAHRIVCGVSDAGPLGEAREVAAYALAAASRRPGRVVVVPGAEIGVHQLLLAGTPDGLRAALRRRVLGPLLDYDAEQHTDLVHTVRVFLECSGSPTRAAKALHVHVNTLRYRIGRAGELLGADLTEFTDQLDVYLALRTGEPTG
- a CDS encoding glycoside hydrolase family 27 protein gives rise to the protein MRRVLAVLATAVAVIGITGHPADALENGLARTPPMGWNTWNTFECNINETLVKQTTDLMVSSGMRDRGYTYVNLDDCWMTKTRDSAGKLVADPAKFPSGLKALGDYIHARGMKFGIYESAGTETCQHYPGSLGHEQTDANSYASWGVDYLKYDNCGSPGGETQQDYIRRYSAMRDALKATGRPIAYSICEWGNFSPSTWAPDVGNLWRTTGDITNNWGSIDSLYRQNVGLASAAKPGAWNDPDMLEVGDGMDFQEDRAHFTLWAAMAAPLIAGADLRSASVATFSTYLNSDVIAVDQDALGKQATRISSSGGLDVLRKPLQDGDVAVVLFNENTTTKTVSTTAAAAGLPAASNYRLTNLWSKELTTSTGTISAAVPSHSTVIYRVKANASGSSVGTAKALQGASSSRCADINGNLTTPGTKVDIWDCDGGSNQSWTFTSAGELKANGLCLDASDGATAAGTKLIVWTCHGGANQQFKLNADGSVTGTQSGLCVDVTGGDKPAGNVNGSQLELWGCNDDANQNWALK
- a CDS encoding FAD binding domain-containing protein; the encoded protein is MEFLRPATLAEALAFKAERPDAVPIAGGTDVMVELNFDHRRPDALLDLTRIGELTTWSTSDGTVRLGAGVPYSRVIAEVGELVPALAMASRTVGSPQIRNRGTVGGNLGAASPAGDTHPVLLALDARVEVASVRGTRVLPAEEFYVGVKRHSLEPDELITAVHLPAHAGPQQFAKVGTRNAMVIAVCSFALVLRNGEVGEVGAVGAALGSAAPTPRRAKTAEEFLAAELPWGSSDALPDSLKRRFGELVAEATSPIDDVRGSAAYRKHALSVLARRTLTWAWDDYRTGERVCA
- a CDS encoding 8-oxoguanine deaminase, with amino-acid sequence MRTLITGGAVATVSGEEYANGYVVVDNDRIADVGEGVYTGEFDERVDASGCLVTPGLINTHHHLYQWATRGMAADHTLFQWLVALYPVWGRLDAEITHAAATAGLARLALTGCTTVADHHYVFPRDGGDQVAALASARQRIGVRLHVVRGSMDRGESDGGLPPDNLVETTEDALSGTEAAIGRFHDDSAEAHLQIAVGPCSPFSVTERLMSGAAELARGKGVRLHTHLAETLDEEQQCLAEVGCTPAEYADKLGWLAEDVWLAHTVHLAPDAIRRFGATGTGSAHCATSNGRLGTGIAPVRDLLDAGVAVGLGVDGAASSESGGLGEELHQALLQARQRGGPRGLTTREALWMGTMGGARCLGRADDLGSIEPGKLADLAVWDLTGLNYAGITDPVAALVLGTTPPVRRLFVGGKAVVEDAALREADESEIASELTAASARLREDR
- the pucD gene encoding xanthine dehydrogenase subunit D — its product is MTVSVTTQTVNGVGTSPRRPDGTVKVRGEFAYSSDLWHEDMVWGVTLRSPHPYARITGIDITDALKVPGVYAVLTHEDVPGVNRYGLEHSDQPVLAVDVVRYQGEPVALVAADHPETARRAMKRIVVSYEELSPVTDSEAAVAGEGASLHEGGNVVRHVRIRRGPQDVAADVVVSGVYEVGMQDQAFLGPESGLAVPDTEGGVDLYVATQWLHVDQQQIVAALGLPVEKVRLTLGGVGGAFGGREDLSIQVHACLLALHTGKPVKMVYNREESFYGHVHRHPAKMYYEHGATHDGRLVYVRTRLFLDGGAYASSTGAVVANAATLGVGPYTVDSVTIDCWGTYTNNPPCGAMRGFGAVQAAFGYESQMDKLADACGLDPVEIRVRNAMSEGALMPTGQAVDSAAPVAELLDLVRAKPMPPERPFDLRHMPGGVSNTTHGEGVVRGVGYAVGIKNVCFSEGFDDYSTARVRLQLVGGEPAATVHTAACEVGQGLVTIMQQIVRTELGVEQVTVLPMDTSIGNGGSTSASRQTYVTGGAVQAACVAVQSRLLARFGRKARVVGGKLVAADGQVLADLVDVLGDDVYDETVEWRHRPTTALDPETGQGTAHVQYAFAAHRAVVDVDVELGLVKVVALDCAQDVGKALNPQAVLGQIQGGSAQGLGLAVMEEIQTSGGKIRNPSFTDYLIPTVLDMPPMSIDVLERPDPHAPYGLRGVGEPPTISSTPAIVAAIRAATGLALTRVPVRPEHLTGT
- a CDS encoding (2Fe-2S)-binding protein — its product is MRLNVTINGEKRQADDVWEGESLLYVLRERLGLPGSKNACEQGECGSCTVYLDSVPVCACLVAAGQAEGRVVRTVEGLAEGDVLDPIQQSFVDQGAVQCGFCTPGLVVAAHDLLNRVPDPSDEEIREALAGNLCRCTGYEKILDAVRAVAKGGVA